CAGGGGCCGGCTGACACGACCCTTGAGGCCATGCCCCTCGACGTCCGGCAGCGTGTCTCCGCCCTTGCCCGTACCTCGCGACTGCTCGTGGCCTGCGACTACGACGGCGCCCTGACCCCGGTGGACAACAGCCGCCGCGGCCCGCTGCCCGAGGCCGTCCGCGCCCTGCGCGACCTCGCCGACCTGCCCGGCACCGTGTGCGCGGTCATCTCCGCCCGGCCCCTGCGTGACCTGGCCGTTCTCTCCCGGCTGCCCGCGGAGGTCCGCCTCGTGGGCGCCTACGGCACCGAGTTCGACACCGACCTCACCATCGACCCCGGCCACCCCGGTACCGGCCCCGACGCTCCGCCCGCGGACAAGTCCGCCGCCCTGGAACTCCTCCGCGAACAGGTCGAGGCCACCGCGATCCTCTACATCGGCGGCGGCGACGGGGAGGAGCCGGTGTTCATGAACCTGAACACCGGTGCCGACGCGGGCGTGCGGGTCGGTGAGGAGCCCACTGTCGCCGCGCACAGCGTCCCCGACACCCCCACCGCCGCGACCCTGCTGTCCCTCCTGGCCACCGAACGCCGCTCCTGGGTGTTCGGCGAGCGACCCACCCCCATCGAGCGCATGTCCATGCTGTCCAACCAGGCCTCCGTGGCGCTGGTCGGCCCGGACGCGCGCCTGCTGTGGTTCTGTCACCCCGAGCCGGACTCCAACGCCCTGTTCGCCGAGGTCCTCGGCGGCCGCCAGGCGGGTGTTTTCGCGATCGCCCCCGCCCACGGCGGGCTCCCTCTCGGCCAGCGGTACCTGCCGGACACCATGACCGTGCGCACCCGCTGGTCCCGCCTTGAGGTCACCGACTACCTCGCCCACGACACCGCCCCGGGCCGCACCGACCTGGTCCGGGTGATCGGCGGCGTCACCCCCGCGACCATCGAGTTCGCCCCGCGCCCGGACTTCGGCCGCGCCCCCATCCGCATCACGGTGGAGCCCGAGGGCCTGCGCGTCCAGGGCGCCGACTTCCCGATGGTGCTGCGCTCCCCGGGCGTGGAGTGGCGTGTGGACCACGACGGCACCGATGACGTCGCCCGCGCCACCGTCCACCCGCGCTCGGAGCGCCCGGTGGTACTGGAGCTGCGCTGCGGCACCGACTCCCTGACCGCCGAGGAGCGCACCGAGCCCGAGCGCCAGGAACAGGCCGCCCACCACTGGTCGGACTGGCTGAAGACCCTGGATCTCCCGGGCACCCAGAACTCCCTCGCCGCCCGTTCGGCGTTGACGCTGCGGGGGTTGTGCACCCCCACCGGGGGTGTGATGGCCGCGGCCACCACCTCCCTGCCCGAGGAGATCGGCGGGGTCCGTAACTGGGACTACCGGTACTGCTGGCTGCGCGATGGCGCCCTGACCGTCCAGGCCCTGGTCACCCTGGGCTCCACCACCGAGGCCGAAGCCTTCCTGGACTGGGTGCACCGGGTGGTGGCCTCCCTGCCCTCCCCCGAGCTCCTGCGCCCCCTCTACTCCCTGCGCGGCACCGACCTGGGCCCCGAAGAGGTCATCGAGTCCCTGTCCGGCTACGCCGGATCACGCCCGGTACGCATCGGCAACCTCGCCGACCACCAGGTCCAGCTGGACGTGTTCGGGCCCGTGGTCGAACTCATCACCCACCTGGCCCAGGCCAAGGGGGCCCTGTCCGACCGCGACTGGGACCTGGTGCGCTCCATGGCCCAAGCCGTAGCCCGCCGCTGGCACGAGGCCGACCACGGCATCTGGGAGGAACGCGACGAGCCCCGCCAGCGGGTGTACTCCAAGGTGATGTGCTGGCTCACCCTGGACCGCGC
This DNA window, taken from Nocardiopsis exhalans, encodes the following:
- a CDS encoding trehalase-like domain-containing protein, giving the protein MTLTQVVNAAPEAPQGPADTTLEAMPLDVRQRVSALARTSRLLVACDYDGALTPVDNSRRGPLPEAVRALRDLADLPGTVCAVISARPLRDLAVLSRLPAEVRLVGAYGTEFDTDLTIDPGHPGTGPDAPPADKSAALELLREQVEATAILYIGGGDGEEPVFMNLNTGADAGVRVGEEPTVAAHSVPDTPTAATLLSLLATERRSWVFGERPTPIERMSMLSNQASVALVGPDARLLWFCHPEPDSNALFAEVLGGRQAGVFAIAPAHGGLPLGQRYLPDTMTVRTRWSRLEVTDYLAHDTAPGRTDLVRVIGGVTPATIEFAPRPDFGRAPIRITVEPEGLRVQGADFPMVLRSPGVEWRVDHDGTDDVARATVHPRSERPVVLELRCGTDSLTAEERTEPERQEQAAHHWSDWLKTLDLPGTQNSLAARSALTLRGLCTPTGGVMAAATTSLPEEIGGVRNWDYRYCWLRDGALTVQALVTLGSTTEAEAFLDWVHRVVASLPSPELLRPLYSLRGTDLGPEEVIESLSGYAGSRPVRIGNLADHQVQLDVFGPVVELITHLAQAKGALSDRDWDLVRSMAQAVARRWHEADHGIWEERDEPRQRVYSKVMCWLTLDRALRLAQRYDRTIDPAWPALRAQITEEVLEKGWNDQAQAYTTAYDGTDLDAASLHIGLSGLIDPADERFQATVTAVEAELRSGPTVYRYHRDDGLPGGEGGFHLCTTWLIEAYLLTGRRAEAEELFKHLVDCAGPTGLIPEEFDPVTERALGNHPQAYSHLGLIRCAQLLDQH